Proteins encoded by one window of Salvia miltiorrhiza cultivar Shanhuang (shh) unplaced genomic scaffold, IMPLAD_Smil_shh original_scaffold_404, whole genome shotgun sequence:
- the LOC131004485 gene encoding protein argonaute 4-like produces MDKGKPEMLPPPPPVVPPNVVPQKVAIGKRIPMARPGVATRGRKISLLVNHFKVTVNKTEGYFFHYSVSIKYEDGSPVDAKGIGRRILDKVHETYAAELDGKKFAYDGEKSLFTIGPLPHNKLEFTVILDEIASNRNTGSGSPGADDDLVRKRLRRQPRSKTYNVAISYAAKIPMQAIANALRGQDSEHFQEAVRVLDIILRQNAAQQGCLLVRQSFFHNDDRNYVDLGGGVFGCRGLHSSFRATQGGLSLNMDVSTTMIVRPGPVIDFLVFNQSINHPSQIDWVKAKRTLKNLRVQATNSNREYKISGLSDFICKEQTFSLKQRSGASEAQEVEITVYDYFVHHRNIQLQISGEMPCLNVGKPKRPTYIPVELCSLVSLQRYTKALSNFQRAALVEKSRQKPHERMRALQNGLTKSNYAGEPLLKAAGVAISNDFTRVEGRVLPPPMLRVGNGVDFTPARGKWNFNQKRLVEPVRIEKWAMVNFSSRCKMENLSRDLIRCGNMKGIVIKEPYVMIDETPQSRRSPAPIRVDEMIRMVKSKLPGPPQFLLCILPDRKNSDLYGPWKKRNLSELGVVTQCIAPGPRINDQYFTNVLLKINAKLGGLNSMLTTEHAHPRPLPLVYSKPTLIIGMDVSHGSPGRDVPSVAAVVSSRHWPLISKYRAAVRTQPPRSEMIDSLFKPVSETEDAGIFRELLDDFYKSSGRRPEQIIIFRDGVSESQFNQVLNVELEQIIQACKFRDEKWHPKLMLVVAQKNHHTKIFQANSPDNVPEGTVIDNVICHPRNNDFYLCAHAGPIGTTRPTHYHVLYDELGYSPDDFQEFVLSLSYVYQRSTTAISIVAPICYAHLAAAQMSQFLKFDDFSDKSSSHSGGGAPAVPELPVLCENVRSSMFFC; encoded by the exons ATGGACAAAGGTAAACCAGAAATGCTACCTCCACCTCCTCCTGTGGTGCCACCGAATGTTGTACCACAGAAGGTAGCTATCGGCAAACGGATTCCCATGGCTAGGCCTGGAGTTGCCACAAGAGGCAGAAAGATCTCATTATTGGTTAACCATTTCAAAGTTACTGTTAACAAAACTGAGGGCTATTTTTTCCACTACAGT GTTTCAATTAAATATGAAGATGGTAGCCCTGTTGATGCAAAAGGGATTGGGAGAAGGATACTAGACAAAGTTCATGAAACTTATGCTGCTGAGCTGGATGGAAAAAAGTTTGCATATGATGGTGAGAAGAGCTTGTTCACCATTGGTCCCCTGCCTCATAACAAGCTAGAGTTTACTGTGATTCTGGATGAAATTGCCTCAAATAG GAACACTGGGAGTGGGAGCCCTGGAGCTGATGATGACCTTGTTAGGAAGCGTCTGCGCAGGCAGCCTCGTTCAAAGACATACAACGTGGCAATAAGCTATGCAGCAAAGATCCCGATGCAAGCCATTGCCAATGCACTTCGAGGGCAAGACTCGGAGCATTTTCAGGAAGCCGTAAGAGTGCTAGACATCATTTTGAGGCAGAATGCTGCTCAACA GGGATGCCTTTTAGTTCGTCAGTCCTTCTTCCACAACGATGACAGAAACTACGTGGACTTGGGAGGTGGTGTCTTTGGTTGCCGTGGTTTGCATTCAAGTTTCAGAGCAACACAGGGAGGTCTTTCATTGAATATGG ATGTATCAACCACCATGATTGTTAGGCCTGGACCAGTGATCGACTTCCTTGTGTTTAATCAAAGCATTAATCATCCCTCACAAATTGATTGGGTTAAG GCAAAAAGGACATTGAAGAATCTGAGGGTCCAGGCAACTAATTCCAACAGGGAATACAAGATCAGCGGGTTAAGTGACTTCATATGCAAGGAGCAAAC GTTCTCATTGAAACAAAGAAGTGGAGCAAGTGAAGCACAAGAAGTGGAAATAACTGTCtatgattattttgttcatcACCGCAATATCCAGTTGCAGATTTCAGGAGAAATGCCATGTCTGAATGTTGGGAAACCAAAGCGCCCCACTTACATTCCTGTTGAG CTATGCTCTTTGGTATCCCTTCAACGTTATACTAAAGCTTTGTCCAATTTTCAAAGAGCTGCACTTGTAGAAAAGTCTCGGCAAAAGCCTCATGAGAGGATGCGTGCCTTGCAAAAT GGCCTGACAAAGAGCAACTATGCTGGTGAACCTCTTCTGAAAGCTGCTGGAGTTGCAATCAGCAATGACTTCACTCGTGTTGAGGGCCGTGTCTTGCCACCACCTATG CTGAGAGTTGGCAATGGAGTGGATTTCACCCCAGCAAGAGGAAAGTGGAACTTTAACCAGAAG AGACTAGTTGAGCCCGTGAGGATAGAAAAATGGGctatggtgaacttctcttctCGTTGCAAGATGGAAAATCTGAGTAGAGACTTGATAAGATGCGGCAATATGAAAGGAATA GTCATAAAAGAACCTTATGTAATGATCGACGAGACGCCACAGTCAAGGCGCAGCCCTGCTCCTATCAGGGTAGATGAGATGATTCGCATGGTCAAGTCGAAGCTTCCTGGCCCCCCTCAGTTTCTCCTCTGCATTCTGCCAGATAGGAAAAATTCTGATCTCTATG GCCCATGGAAGAAGAGGAATCTTTCTGAACTTGGTGTGGTGACTCAATGCATTGCTCCTGGGCCGCGCATCAACGACCAGTACTTTACAAACGTGCTGCTGAAGATCAATGCCAAG CTTGGTGGCCTGAATTCAATGTTAACTACGGAACACGCTCATCCAAGGCCACTACCCCTGGTTTATAGCAAACCCACTCTTATTATAGGAATGGATGTTTCCCATGGTTCACCTGGTCGAGATGTCCCCTCTGTTGCTGCG GTTGTCAGTTCAAGGCATTGGCCTTTAATCTCAAAATACCGAGCTGCAGTTCGTACTCAACCGCCAAGATCTGAAATGATTGACAGTCTGTTCAAGCCAGTTTCTGAAACTGAGGATGCTGGCATTTTCAG GGAGCTACTGGATGACTTCTACAAAAGCTCTGGCCGTAGACCTGAACAAATAATCATTTTCAG GGATGGAGTGAGCGAGTCCCAGTTCAACCAAGTTCTAAATGTTGAGCTAGAGCAGATCATTCAG GCTTGCAAGTTTCGAGATGAGAAATGGCATCCCAAGCTCATGCTCGTTGTGGCACAGAAGAACCACCATACCAAGATTTTCCAAGCCAACTCTCCTGACAATGTCCCCGAAg GAACCGTGATTGACAACGTAATTTGTCATCCGAGAAATAATGACTTCTACTTGTGTGCTCATGCTGGCCCAATT GGAACAACACGACCTACGCACTACCATGTCCTATACGATGAGCTCGGCTACTCTCCTGATGACTTTCAGGAGTTTGTGCTTTCCTTGTCATATGT GTACCAGAGAAGCACCACTGCCATCTCCATAG TTGCTCCTATATGCTATGCGCATCTTGCTGCTGCCCAGATGTCTCAGTTTCTGAAGTTCGACGACTTCTCCGACAAGTCGTCGAGCCATAGTGGCGGAGGCGCGCCGGCTGTGCCTGAGCTGCCGGTGCTGTGTGAGAATGTCCGCAGCTCAATGTTCTTTTGCTGA